Genomic DNA from Streptomyces sp. NBC_01571:
CTCGGGGCGGCCTCAGCGGATACTCGATTACCTCTGGCTGTCCTCGCGTTTCGAGACGATGCGGACACGGTCGAGCGACCCTGGCTTCCTTCGTTCCTTGTGCTCGACCGCGTGATGGGCGGGTGTCCAGTAGTCACTCACCAAGGCATTCAACCGCCATCGCAACCCGTCTGTCAGCGACTATCTCCGTCGGCAATGACCAGCGGCTGGGGGACGGCACGGTCAAGGTGTTGCGAAGGCGACATGGACGGCAGTGTGGATCACCACATCGACACAGCGGTCGTCCGCAGACATCGCCAAATTCAAGTTGTCGGGGCAGGGCGCAGCAGGTTGGGGTTTTCGCGTCCTCCTGGGACGCGGATGATGACGACGCGGCATGGCTCGGCTTCGCCGGGACGCTGGACGGGTTCGATCCAGATGCTGTCGAAGAGGTTGACGGCGCCTTCGGCGTCTACGGTTTTATCGAGGGCGAGCAGGATGGCGAAGCCAGCATTGGTGTTTTGGTATTCGGCGGCTTGGGCGACGTATTGACGTAGTGCGGTTTCGCTGGCGCCATCTTCTTCAATTTTGCATTCGACGTTGAATTGCACGGCGCCGAAGGAGACAAGGATGTCGGTTCTCCCGCCTGCCTTGTCGATGACTTCTGAGTTGACGACGCTGAAGAGCGCCGAGAACTGCAGTACTTCCCGGTAGTGCTGATGGAAGAGGGCTTCGTCTACTTTCTGCTTCTTGCTGTCTTTGTCGCGTTTACGTAGGTACTCAGTGAGTCATTCCCGGTAAGCGATGGTCGCTCGCTGTGATCGCGAGGCTGGCGCTATGGCCCGTGGCATCCCCAAGTCCGGGCAGGAGTAAGGCCCCAGGTAGGAACGATCTTGCCAAGAAAAGATCCGACTGAGGGGCCTCACGTGTCGACCAGTGTCACCTACACCGCCGTGCTCGATGTGAAGCTGTCCACCGCCGAACACCTGTCCCGACTGCTGCGCGACCACCGGATCGCGGCCAGGACCCGCAAGGGGCGGCGTGCGCTGGGCTGCTTCAAGCAGGCGGTACTCATCTTGCGTTGGTTCCTCGACGGCACCAGGATGGCCCAACTCGCTTGTGACAACGGCCTGTCGACCACCACCGCCTACCGGTACCTGCACGAAGGGCTGACCGTGCTGGCGGCCGGGGCGCCGGACCTCGCGACCGTGCTGGAGCGCGCAAAGACGGCCGGGCTGACGCATCTGAACCTCGACGGCACCGTCATCCGCACCGACCGCGTCGCCGCCCCAGGCCCCAACGGCGCGGACTTGTGGTGGTCCGGGAAACACAAGCATCACGGAGGAAACGTGCAGGTCATCTCCACTCCAGACGGCTGGCCGCTGTGGGTCTCGCCGGTGAGGCCCGGCCGAGAACACGACACCACCTGCGCCCGCCACCATGGCCTGATCGACACCCTGGGCCGCCTCGCCGCCGAACTGGACATGCCCACCCTGGTCGACCTCGGCTACGAGAACGCCGGCGACGGCTTCCGCCACCCCTTCAAGAAGCCGGCAGGCGGCAAGCTGACCGAGGCCCAGCAGACCTATAACAAGGTCATCCGCGGCATCACGGCATCTGCGAGCGCGCCAACTCCCTCCTCAAGACGACCTTCAAGGCCCTACGCAGGGTCAGCCTGGACCCCAGCCGAATCACGCAGATCGCCGCCGCAGCCCTCGTCCTGCTCCAACTCGAGTACGACCGCACCATCTGAACATCACACAACGTTAGGATCCGTCACTGGGAAGGGCTCAGTGGACGGCGCCGCCCGGCGGGAAACGGAAGGGAGGCCGTCATAGCCTGCGACGCTTCCCCCTGCACTGTCTCATCGCGGGTCACCGCCTCCGCCGCTTCCCCCCGTTATTCGCGGACTCGGCCGCCCGAACGCGCTGCTCCATCGACTTCGCCGCCCGGACGCACAGCAGGCCCACCACAGCGAGGAGAGCTCCTACCACTTCCATAACGGAGGCCGATGACACCGGGGCGTTGAGCAGGACGTAACCGGAGACCAGCAGCACGCCCCCGCCCAGGGCGCCACCGAGTCGTGCCACGGTGCCGCGCGGTGACCAGGGCCGATTAGCGCGGAGGAAGGCACCCATGAGGCACCACATCGCACCGGCGAGGGCGCCGAGCGTGAAGCCGAGATTCTGGGTGGAGTCCATGGACGGGGTGTCCTCCGTCGGCACGCTGAGACCGGCGGCCTCGACCTCGACCACCGATCCGCGCCACCACACCAGGTCGACCGTCTCCCCTGGAAAGGCGTCCTCCAGAAGCGTGCTGTCCTTGCCGAGTTCCACCCGTGCGGTGCCGGCACCTGGCGCGAAGGTCATGGCGTGGGCCGGGACCCGGCCGCCGACGTCATAGGTCTGCGCGACGGTCGCGACGGTCACTCGTGCGCAGTCCGGCGAGTTGGGCGCCAACGGCGGGCACACATGGGCGCGCGCGAAGTCCTTCTCCAAGGAAAGTGCACGGATCGACTCAACACTGGAGAACACCGCGATGCCCAGCAACAGGATGCCGGCCGCGGCCGCGATCCCCCGCTTCGTTCGGGACGTCACGTTCAAGTTCTAACCCCCAGCTTCCGAAAGATGGTAGCCAGCCGTCGACGAACCGGAAGCACCACCGTCTCCCTGGGCATTCCGTCCCGACGGAGGAGTCGTATTGGCGCGGACGCCGGAAGGCGGACGCTGTTCCGTACCGATTCCGCGGTGGCACTCACGCCTTTCTGGCCTTACTCCTGCCCGGACTTGGGGATGCCGCGGGCCACATCACCAGCCTCGCGATCACAGCGAGCAACCACCGCTTACCGGGAATGACTCACTGTGTAGCGGGGTCAAACTGTTCCCTATTTCACACCCAATGACACGTAGTCATAGCGGCCGTAATAGGAGTCGGCGGTGTATGCGTTGACCAATCGGGGGCCTCTCCACATCATGATCTTCTCGTAGGTGATGGGCATGTACACTGCATTCTCGGAGACTTTACGGTTGATCTGTTGGTAGATTCTCCCCGCCTTCACCGGATCTCGTTCGGAAATTGCACGGTCAAACAGTGCATTGATCTCTGGATCGTCGAGTTCACTGTAGTTATTATTACCCGCCTCCAGGATGAATCGCCCGTCAACCAGAGGTCGCAAGAATCCTTGACCGGTTGGAAAATCTGCGGCGAAACCCATGAGGATGATGCCGTACCCCCTATCCTTCACTGCACGTGGTGACTCAAATACCCCAAAGGTCGCAGCCCCGTCGATCCGGTCGATCGTCGTGTTGATATCGACTTTCCTGAGCTCCTTCTGCAGGGCTATAGCGGTGTTCAGCTCGGCTGGCGTGTTTTTACGCACGGCCATGGTCGTGGAAAAACCGTTCGGCTTGCCACACGCCCGGAGCTCTTCCTTAGCTTTTTCGAGATTTGACCTGCCATTACCGCCGAGTACGCCATACGGATCAAAGGTCCGGTCGGATCCCGCAATGGACAGAGGGAGCATATTGGGAGCGATATCACCACCGCCAATCGATCCACCTCGGGCAGTTTGAAGGTCCTTATGGTCGGCGGCGAAGATGACGGCCTTGCGGCAGTGAATATTATCCAGCGGCTTGACTGATTTCGGAAAAGCCGCGTATCTGATGTATCCAGTTCTCGGATTATCCAGATTCTCCATGAGATCAGAGTTTCCCAGCGCCTTGGAGACGGCGGCCTGACTGAGTCCAGTCCCGTTCAAGTCGAGATCAAATTCGCCACTGAGGAGACGGCTGTCCATGTCATTCGCATCGTTGACAAAAGTGACCTCAATGCGATTGGGAAGCGCCGAACGAATCGGATCCGAATTCGAGCTCCACTGTTCGTTACGGACCAAGACCAGTTTGCGATTCGGGTCATATGATGCGAACTTGTACGGGCCCGATGAAAAAGGCCTCAGTTCGTATAGGCTGCCAGTGTCACGCTCACTTTTGACCGGAGACGCTGTCGGCAGAGCAAGCATCTGCTCGAAGTCCCCGTTCGGCTCGGCCAAATGGAAGACGATGGTCCTCTCGTCCGGGGTCTCGATGGCTCGCAGACCCAGCTTCTGCGGATCCTTGTCGTTATATGGCCCCTTGTAGACTTTCTTTGGATCGAGTGCCTTCTGGAGGTAGGCAGGGCCCCCTGAGATGACGTCATCCGCCCAGCTCCGCTCGATGCCGTACTTGATGTCCTGTGAAGTGATGGGCGAGCCGTCCTCCCAAGTGATGCCGTCACGTAGGGCGTAGGTATACGTGGTGCCACTATCCGAGACCTTGGCCAAACCAGCAGCAAGGTCAGGCACTAGGGTGGTGCTCCTGCGCCCTGGCTGAGGTGCGAAGCTAACCAACTGGCGGGTGTAGTAGCGGGCGAAGTCCCACACGAATCCGTAGTAGGTGCGCTGCGGGTCCCAGGAGTCGGCCTCCTGCGTGGAGACAAACCGCAGTGCGCCTCCCTTGGTCTTTGATGGATGGGCGATGCCTTTGGTGGCGGCGTTGTACCCGGCGCCGGATTCGGTTGTCCGCTCCGATGACTTGTGAAGCCAGTTCAGGGCGACTGGAATCCCCGCGGCCAGCAGACTAATGGCTGCAATCCCGGATATGAGGGCACGTGTGAGAACGCGTTTGCTGCGACGCCGGTGCCGGGCGCCGGCCGCACCCTGATCCGTCGGGTCCTGCGCGGTGATGGCTGCGCGGCGAGAGCGCACCATCGTAAGCAACTCGTCCGGGGTAGGTCGACGGGTTGGGTTTTTGTCCAGGCACTTTTCAATGATGGGCCGCAGAGGATCGGGGAGGTCGCTCAGATTGGGGTCGCGATGGACGATCTGGTATGCGGTCACATAAGGATGATCCGCGTCGAAGGGACCGCGCCCCGTGGCCGCGTAGACCAGGAGTGATCCGAGCGCAAAGACATCAGTGGCTGGACTGATTTCCGGCGGAACCTGCCACTGCTCAGGGGCCATGAAGGGTGGCGTTCCGATTACTTGGCCAGTTTTAGTGTGCACTTCGCTGGCGTTTCGGCCGATGGCTTTGGCAATACCGAAATCGATGACTAATGGCCCGTCATCGGTAATGAGTACGTTGCTAGGTTTAAGGTCCCGGTGGATCACCTGGGCACGGTGGATGTCACGCAGAGCTTCCGCTAATCCACCAAAGAGTTGCCAGAGCTCTTCCACAGGCATGGGACCATTATCATGGATATGCCTCGAAAGGGTCGGGGCCGGTACATATACCGTTGCCATCCAGGGTGGCTGGGCGTCCGGATCGGCGTCTACCACGGGGGCGGTAAAGGCCCCGCTGACTCGCCGGGCGGCTGCCACCTCTTGGCGAAACCGAGCCCGGAACAGGGGATCCTCCACCAGATGTGAGTGCACCACCTTGACGGCCACACGGCGCCCCGAAGGGGCATGGGCCAGGTAGACCTCGCCCATCCCGCCCGCACCAAGTCGGGAAACCAGCTGATAGATGCCGACTGTTCCATTTTCAGGACCGTCGGAATTTTTGTCCTTATTTGACATATTCTCCCCCACCCCACGCTTGCCGTCGGACAGATTACGGCGCTGATGCACTGCAGGAGCCCGATCACGCAGGGGCGGACAGTACCGTTACAGGGGCTGCACCTCGCCGGGGCGACCATCGGACGTAGTACGAGGTCTGCTCAGCACGCAGACCGGGTGCGCCACAGCTTGCTTCCCACTGACACCTGCACCGTCGGTACCCGCCGTAAGCACGACGGCGGTGCCGTCATCAAGGGGCTTGGCCCTGAGCCCAGGCCCTGCGCTACTACGGGTGTACGCGCCTGCGCATGGGAACGGAGTCGGTCCGAAAACTCCGCCTGAGTGCGGGCGCTCCCCTTACCTGCTGGCCTGAACCCTCTGGCCCGATCCGTGGTACCGGAGGTACCATCGGTACCATGCCGCCTACCAAAGCCATGAACCTACGTTTTCCCGATCCGGAGCAGCGTGCCGCGATCGAGGCTGCCGCGCGACAGGAGGGCGTCAGCCTGCAGGAGTACATCCTGTCCGCTGCCTACGCTCGCGCCACTGCCGTGGAAGAGCGCTTCCTCGACGCGTTCCGGGGGTCGATGTCCCGCAGCGGCGATGCGTTTGCCGAGGAGGCAGGCGCGGCCGCCCCCGGGGCGGAGCAGCGCACTGCGGAGTTGGAGGCGCGGCGGGACCTTGAGGACCAGCAGAAGCGGGGCCACGCCGCGTGACGTTGAACGAGCCGCCCCAGCCTCTTGAGGTGACGTTCTTGCTGCACGCCGCGCAGTTGCTGCCTGGTGATCCGCAGGTTGACGACTACGGTCCGCTCTACGCAGCAGTTGCCCGGGTCAACGCGCGGGCCATGGAGCGTGACATCTACGGTTCGCTGTATCTCAAGGCGGCCGCGCTGCTCCAGACGCTGGTGAGATTGCCGTGTCTGGAGCACTCCACCGAGGCCTTCGCCTGGCACTCCACAGAGGCCTATCTGGCCCTGAACGGGTGTCACCTCGACTACCTGCCCAAAGAGGCCGTCTCTCTGGTAAGGGACGCCTCCTCCGGGACCATGGGCGTGGGACTGATCGGCCGTCAGCTGCGTGCATGGAGTGTTCTCTGACCCTTCTGGTGCGGGATCCGTTGCCAAAACCGGGCACCGGAGGAGATCCCGACCGGCCACCTCAAACACTATGTGGGTGTGAACGTGTGACGTACCACCGCACGGGTGGTCCCTATGGCCGGCGCCCGTGCGATCCCGGGCACGCGTGGTGCCGGTACGTCGCCGCGGAGAAGCCGCACGACCCCGAACCGAGCATGGAGGTTCGGGGAGCGGCTACGGTGACCGTTCTCCGAACGGCGACGCCGGGGCTGGCGTATCGAGCGGACTTGGTCCTGTTGTCCGTGTACGTCACCGCCAGCTCACGGTTGTAAGCGACGACCTGCGCCTTGAGGCCGTTGCGGTAGGCGCCGGCCAGGTAGTGGTCCACGATGTGCTGGCAGACCGTGTGGATACGGTCAGGGTTGGCGAACACCGAGGTCACGCGTCCGAACTTACGGGACAGCCGGCTACCGCCGGCTTAACTGAGCATTTCAGAATGAGCTGGTGGGGGACTTGTTGTGGCGTGGGCTGGGGCAGACTTCCACAATGGCGAATGATCTTGTGCCCGATGACCTCTGGGACCGCGTAGCGCCGTTGCTTCCTCCTCGCCCGCCGCGTCGTCGTCGGTATCCGGGGCGGTTGCCGGTGGAGGACCGGGCTGCCTTGCGCGGGATCGTC
This window encodes:
- a CDS encoding ABC transporter substrate-binding protein, translated to MHQRRNLSDGKRGVGENMSNKDKNSDGPENGTVGIYQLVSRLGAGGMGEVYLAHAPSGRRVAVKVVHSHLVEDPLFRARFRQEVAAARRVSGAFTAPVVDADPDAQPPWMATVYVPAPTLSRHIHDNGPMPVEELWQLFGGLAEALRDIHRAQVIHRDLKPSNVLITDDGPLVIDFGIAKAIGRNASEVHTKTGQVIGTPPFMAPEQWQVPPEISPATDVFALGSLLVYAATGRGPFDADHPYVTAYQIVHRDPNLSDLPDPLRPIIEKCLDKNPTRRPTPDELLTMVRSRRAAITAQDPTDQGAAGARHRRRSKRVLTRALISGIAAISLLAAGIPVALNWLHKSSERTTESGAGYNAATKGIAHPSKTKGGALRFVSTQEADSWDPQRTYYGFVWDFARYYTRQLVSFAPQPGRRSTTLVPDLAAGLAKVSDSGTTYTYALRDGITWEDGSPITSQDIKYGIERSWADDVISGGPAYLQKALDPKKVYKGPYNDKDPQKLGLRAIETPDERTIVFHLAEPNGDFEQMLALPTASPVKSERDTGSLYELRPFSSGPYKFASYDPNRKLVLVRNEQWSSNSDPIRSALPNRIEVTFVNDANDMDSRLLSGEFDLDLNGTGLSQAAVSKALGNSDLMENLDNPRTGYIRYAAFPKSVKPLDNIHCRKAVIFAADHKDLQTARGGSIGGGDIAPNMLPLSIAGSDRTFDPYGVLGGNGRSNLEKAKEELRACGKPNGFSTTMAVRKNTPAELNTAIALQKELRKVDINTTIDRIDGAATFGVFESPRAVKDRGYGIILMGFAADFPTGQGFLRPLVDGRFILEAGNNNYSELDDPEINALFDRAISERDPVKAGRIYQQINRKVSENAVYMPITYEKIMMWRGPRLVNAYTADSYYGRYDYVSLGVK
- a CDS encoding DUF1778 domain-containing protein; amino-acid sequence: MPPTKAMNLRFPDPEQRAAIEAAARQEGVSLQEYILSAAYARATAVEERFLDAFRGSMSRSGDAFAEEAGAAAPGAEQRTAELEARRDLEDQQKRGHAA
- a CDS encoding fic family toxin-antitoxin system, toxin component gives rise to the protein MTLNEPPQPLEVTFLLHAAQLLPGDPQVDDYGPLYAAVARVNARAMERDIYGSLYLKAAALLQTLVRLPCLEHSTEAFAWHSTEAYLALNGCHLDYLPKEAVSLVRDASSGTMGVGLIGRQLRAWSVL